Genomic DNA from Chitinivorax sp. PXF-14:
CGCGGCCATCACCTCCTCGAGCGTGTTCCAACCGATATCAGGCATCTTCTCTCCATTTGATCGAGCAGCCGATGCTCGGGATTTGCTGTTGCGGGCCCTGGCCGGTGCTCGCGATCTGTTGCATGGCGTCCAGCAGCTCGTGACGATTGTCCGGCGGCGGGGGCGCCTGGCGCCCGGTGCTGTCGAAACGGCCGCGATACTGTAATTGGCCCTGCGCGTTGTAGCCGAAGAAATCCGGCGTGCACACCGCACCGTAGGCACGGGCGACATCCTGCCCCTCGTCGTAGAGATAGGGAAAGCCGAAGCCGTGCGCGCGTGCAAACCCGGCCATCTGCTCGGGGCCATCCTCGGGGTAGGCGCGGGCATCGTTCGCCGAGATGGCGACCACGCCGATGCCGGCGGCCTGCAGGCTGCGCGCGTCCACTACCAGCCGCTCGACGATGGCCTTGACGAAGGGGCAGTGATTGCAGATGAACATGACCAGCAGGCCGTTCGGGCCGCTCACCTCGGCCAGGCGATAACGCTTGCCGTCGGTGCCGGGCAGCTCGAAATCGGGCGCGGGCAGGCCAAAGTCGCAAATCGGGGTGGTCA
This window encodes:
- a CDS encoding thioredoxin family protein; the encoded protein is MVALTTPICDFGLPAPDFELPGTDGKRYRLAEVSGPNGLLVMFICNHCPFVKAIVERLVVDARSLQAAGIGVVAISANDARAYPEDGPEQMAGFARAHGFGFPYLYDEGQDVARAYGAVCTPDFFGYNAQGQLQYRGRFDSTGRQAPPPPDNRHELLDAMQQIASTGQGPQQQIPSIGCSIKWREDA